One Cervus canadensis isolate Bull #8, Minnesota chromosome 12, ASM1932006v1, whole genome shotgun sequence DNA window includes the following coding sequences:
- the LOC122451249 gene encoding small nuclear ribonucleoprotein E-like — protein sequence MVYQGQGQKVQKVTVQPINLIFRYLQNRSRIQVWLYEQVNMQIEGCIIGFDEYMNLVLDDAEEIHSKTKSRKQLGRIMLKGDNITLLQSVSN from the coding sequence ATGGTGTACCAGGGCCAGGGCCAGAAGGTGCAGAAGGTGACGGTGCAGCCCATCAATCTCATCTTCAGATACTTGCAAAATAGATCGCGGATTCAGGTGTGGCTTTATGAGCAAGTGAATATGCAGATAGAAGGCTGTATCATTGGTTTTGATGAGTATATGAACCTCGTATTAGATGATGCAGAAGAGATTCATTCTAAAACAAAGTCAAGAAAACAACTGGGTCGGATCATGCTAAAAGGAGATAACATTACTCTGCTTCAAAGTGTCTCCAAC